The Nicotiana sylvestris chromosome 6, ASM39365v2, whole genome shotgun sequence genomic sequence CACTTTAGGTTCTATTTGGTAGAATCTAGGCAGTATGAGTCATACCCATGGGATATTAAATCTTTCATCCATATGATGGAATCTGTTAGGCACAGACTAAATCCGTATGTACATTCTTATCTCATATGGGGATGCTCACTAGCATTGCAAGTATGACTTTATGAGTGTTGCTCTACTGTCAGCACTGATATAGCTACGAGGTGTTCTAACTCAATATCTTGCATACTAAGATGGTCAGCTAGTAAGGGGCAGATTTGGTTAGCTACCTTTGAAGAGAAGATGATAAAGCCTGAGTTGATAAAGGTAAAGTTTCTTTTTTTATGATTATACATTTACCTTCAAAATTTCTACAATTATTCTACATATTCTGCCTTGATCAAACTAATTTATTTTTCCTCATTTAGTTTACCAACATAGGTGAATCTGGAGAAGAGATTGCAATGCTGATTTTGCCCGACAAAATTGAGTACAAAGTTCAAGAAGGTGAACAAACATCTGAGGTTCCCAATGCTGATCCTCCTACGTTGGAACACAAACAAACAGATAGAGAAGAGGACAAGGAGTCTATTGCTAAGAAGATCAGAAAATTAGAAAAAGGAATTGAGTAGataatacatataaactacaatatatctacaaaatatctacattTCATAAACtgactacaaaatatctacaaatttgTAAATTCtgatatatatctatatataattGCATATCTACAATATATCCACATTTCATAAACtgactacaaaatatctacaaatttgtaaattctgatatatatatatatattctgatatatatctatatataattGCATATGTTTATGAAGTTAACAACTTACTATATTGTAACTTGTAGGTTGATGGAAAGCTTGAAGATTTTAGGAAAGCTGTCTTTGTAGAACTCGATAGCCTTTGAGGGTTTATAAATGAGTCTGTGCATACTGTTTTGCAAATGATAAATAGTAGAAATGTGCAAGATGATGCAAAGGTAAGATCTGACTTTTATTTTTCTACCAAAACAATTTAGACAtatgaaaaaatatatacaaactaacataaaACATTCAGTTTGTTGGCAGTTCAACAAAATACAATGACCAACAAAAAGACTTGAACAATCAGCATTTTCAGTTCAATATTGGGAAACAAGTGCAGGCCAGCACCCGCAAAATAGGTATCTACAAAATACCTACAAAGTATCTACAATTTGTGTCAGTGTATATACAACATATCTACACTTATCcacaaattatctacaattttGATACACATATTCTACAACTCAAGCCACCATTATCCAgtattatttactaattttaattataaaacagagcatgttgaaggtgcagttgGTAAAGAAAATCTTCTAGCACATGGTGATTTATATACACATTTTCAAGTTGCAACTGATAAAGATAAAGCAGGTATCATACTGTCATTCAGAgatattttcttgttgtttaTAAATTTTAACATTCTTGTTAAGTAAGATATGAATTGTGTTACAGTGATGGAAGATATCAATGCACAGTCCCCAATTCACAAAATGACAGTAGCAGCTCAGACAGAACAAGTCATTGAGGAACATGACAATGAAGGTGCAGATGCACGGTATGTAGATCTAGGTGATTCGGAAGGATCAGGAGTTGAGAAGAAAGGGGTCACACTAGATGATTTTGAGTTGCCTGACAACTTATACCAATTGGTTAAGTTTGGAGAGCCCATACAAGATGATGCAACACCTATGCATCCAGGGATAACAAGGCATCCGGGAAAGCATGCCCGATCACCATTTATCCCTCTATACAGTTCTGGGGGCAGCAACTCAGTTGGGCTTAAAATTTTCTACCTCAAGCACCCTTTTACTACTGTTATTGATGAAGATATAGATCCGGAGGTTTTAGATAACTTCAACAAGTGGTTATACCACTGTAGCGACAAAGGTTCAAAGAGGTATGGATGCATAATTTGACACTTGCATTTCAACATTTATCTTTTACATATCTAATTCATTCTACAATTTTTTTgatatttatttgttgttacaGGAGGAAGGCTCCGTTTTCCATATAAGATAGCCAAATTAAGCCTTGGTTAGACCTTGGAGTGGAAAAGATTAATAAGAAGGAATGGTTCTTTTCCCTAACTCACCCCGGACAAATCCTCAATGACTCGGTAAGTATCAAGGAGTCTATTCCCAAGATatgatttgtagatattttgtcttctgttttgtagtttaattgtagttaTGTTATAGATATCTATAATATATGAAGATGACTTGTAGTATAAATTGTAGATATTATGTAGatatgattgtaaatgttgtctttcTTGTATCTAGTGTAATTGTATTTAGGTTTCAGATTAtgtatcatatttgatgattatTTATAGTATAAATTCTATATATATTTTGTGGATAGAATAGTTTGTTGCTGTATTTCTTTTTTGTAGTGTAATTGTAGTTATTTTATAGTTTATGTAGAACATTACAAgattaattgtagtataaatatagatataatgTATGCATGATTGTAGATGTTGTATTACATGCTTGCCCAataattgtagataaattgtagttattTTTAGATTATTTGAAGTTGACTTTGTAGTTTAAATTGTAGAGCTGTTTTTAGACATCATTGTAGATTTTTTGTTTCAGTTTTGTAGTAAATTGTAGTTATAATGTAGTTTTATGTAGATTATTTGAAGTTGACTTGCTGTTTATATGCCAACTATTTTTGGTTGCAGCACATTGATGTTTTAATGTATTACTTGAGGAAAAGAGGCAAGTATGGCCCCAATAACAAGACCAGGTTTACCACAACGGATTGTTTGTTCAAGACCAGGATAGAACAAATTTATGAAAAGTTCATAAATTCACCTCCACAAAAGAAGTATTTGGTTGTTAAACCCCAAGATGTTGTTGCAAAATATATTTTGGGATATAGACTACTTGCCAATGTTGCATGGATGAAGTTGGCTATGTCATCATGCCGGTCAATATTGTACAAAAATTCCATTGGGTGTTGGTCATTTTCGACATTGCAGACATGCAACTTTATGCGTATGATTCCATGGTCTCTTCATGCAACCATCAAGTTGTTGAATCCTGTGTCGAAAAGTTCTCTGTTATTATCCCTTTGTATTTGTCATGCACTGGTTTCTATGGGAAGCGTAAAGACATTAACTTCAAGAATACAAAGGCATACATCGAGAAACTTGTTACCGACTCTCTTAACATTCAGTGGATCGTTGGAGAGATTCCACATCAAAAAGGAGGGTCATTGTAAAAAATCTATTCTCTCTTTCTATGCATTTAATTCCTTTTTTATTTCTAATCATTtggtaaatattttaaaaaaattatgttatgcagcgattgtggtgtatttgttgCTGCCTTTGCGGAGTATGTTAGCCTTGGAGATTTGTCAATTTCCGCAGAAGACCTTTCTGATATTGACCAACATCATAGACGCTATGGAGCGCTCCTATGGGACTATGCTACAAAGAAGCAGGAAGATGGGTCAATCAGTGAAAGTGAGGTTACATGCATACTGGCAAGGAGGAAGGGTGCACCTGCATTGAATGAGAAAACAAGAGTCTAGAGAAAGAAGAAGCAGTGTCATGTATATGTAATTTAGTTGATGCTAGTTTGTAGGAGAAGTATAGTACACAACTTTCCGAACAATTcatttgtgtttttattataGCAAACCTTTTGTTTTGTTAATTTCTATCCAATGTAGTAGTTCACTTGAAAATAACTTGGTGGTTTTATCTCCAGTTGTTTAATATTTACagcacttgttcttcattatctTAAACGTAGTTATTACGTTGTTAGAATACAATTTATCTACTAAAAAACTTCAAATTATCTACAATCTGAAAACACTGAATGTTGagattgtatataattttatagTTGAATATGTATATAACTTGTAGGGAATACCTCCAGTTGTATTTAATTTCTGTATATAACTGTTAGTTCAAGTTAAgttaatttttttaacttgtagTTATATTGTAGATAATAAATAGTAACTGCTATGAACAGAATGTCAAAAATGGAGGAAGATGCTTGACACAATACAGAAAAACATGTTAACAAACACAGAAACAAATTGAAATTAACTACATTAAGATCTTTAAAAACTTAAACGATTACACACAAAATTCTGTTAACTTGAACACATTAACAATTATTTTGAAATACTATTCTAACTACATgatatttatttctttttggacgcattcttgcaagatcttttgttatgccATTCACCTCCACAGTTGCCACATGACACCTTATACTTCGATTTTAGTTCATCATATGTTTTGTATCTTTCCTTTTGAGGTCTTCCTGACTGCCTTTTCTCTCCCGTAAGTGGATTTACTACTTCATCAAATATATGTTGTGGCACATTTCATTTACTTTCATCAGGAAGGGGATTTACTGGTATTTCACATGTACGCAGTAGGCTCTTCTTTGTGTAATATGGAGAGCAATAGTTTTCATAAGTTTCATTCCCGTTCCTTAAAGCTGCCAAAGCATGCACACATGGAAGTTCTTCAAGTTGGAACTGGCCACAGCTACATTTCTTGCTTTCAAGACACACAATATACCGCTTCACACCATCTATCACAGTATGGATATGATCTGTTGAAGCACTCACCTACAATTACATaacaaacagaaagaaaaatatttacaatcatAAAAAATAGAttatctacaacttatctacaatttatctacaatctacaaattaactacaatttgtctacaatttatctacaatataGAAATATTgtatattaaaatattatttttctgcACCAAATAAACAGATCTTACCCTAAGTTTATGAGATAATGTTCTGTTGTTCTCCAATTCTTTGTTGAATTTGGACCCAAGGAATGTGAAAGTACCATTTGCCTTCAATAACTTCTCGTTCGTCCAACGTTCAAGAAGTGTCCTCATATACTCTAATAGGTCAAATATTGGCAGCTCTCTTGCATCTTTTGTTACAGCATTCAACGGCTCTGCAATGTTTGATGTCATAGTCCAAGTTCTATTCACCGTTGCATGTACTcttgaccatctatgatagtcaATATCACGCGGGTCTATCTCTTCAATCTTCGACATCCTTTCATTAAACTCATCCAGAGTGTATGACCGTGTTGTAGcaaagtacaacaacaacaataacgacccagtataatcccacaggtagggtctggggagggtaatatgtacgcagaccttacccctaccccgaagggttgagaggctgtttccaggagacccttggctcaaaaaagcaacaggagccgatatattagtaccataaaatgcataataaaataaccgcaatataagagatattaaatacagaatacgaaatacgaaatacgaaatatatggctggtatagtaaaactagcaggtaaagccctacatcaatagacgaccaatgacattcttagtctaactccttactggctagtctcactctattgtgttgtagaaatattcacaactttcccctaacctacaaccttaatgctcgacctccataatcctctgtcaagggtcatgtcctcagtaatcctaagtcgcgccatgtcttgtctgatcacctctccccaatacttcttaggtcgccctctacctctccgcgtgcccaccacagccagtcgctcacacctcctcaccggtgcatcaatgctcctcctctgaatgtgcccgaaccatctgagtcttacttcccgcatcttgtcctccatggggcccacacccaccttctcttgaatatcttcattcctaatcttatccatccttgtatgcccgcacatccacctcaacatcctcatctccgctactttcatcttctgtaTGTGtaagttctttaccggccaacattcagttccatataacatggcaggcctaaccactgctctataaaacttaccttttagtaacggtgacactttcttgtcacacaagactcccgacgttgtagcaaagtacaattcatttaattgtagatgacccttcttgaactttgcccttatatttgtccaaatatgccacatgcaagagTAGTGTGGCACGCCCGGATAGACAATTGATGTTGCCTTCAGGATACTCTCATTCCTATCTGAAACAACACACATTGAAGTTCTTTCACCATATGCTTGCTTGAATTGTTCAAAAAATCACTTCCACGATGCGTCGTTTTTCGAATCAACCACAGCATATGCCAAAGGCAATATTGTACCTACATTATTagtcaaaaaataattaactggCAGCTTtgaaaatgcatatgaaatacaaatacatataaactacaatatatctacaaagTATCTATAATGTATCTATCATTTATAAACtgcctacaaaataactacaaaataactacaattttACTTACTGCATCCATTGTGCTTGTTGTCAGCATAATCCCCTTGTAGGCTGACTTTAAGAATGTCCCATCAACTACTACTACTAGTCTACAATATTTCCAATCACTTATTGAtgtacaaagagcaacaaatgcatATAAGAAGCATTCATCTGCTGTCTTCTTCAATTTAACAACTGAGTCAGGATACGTCttctcaagaatataaaaatattttggtaatttgcTGTAGGAGTCAGCCAGATGacctctcaaaaactgtaaagccttttcctttgctctccatgcttgcatgtagcttaggTTCACTCCATGTTGGGACAACATGTCAGTTTGTATGTCATTTGGTGTGTAAATTGTCTTATGGTCACAATACTTTGGAATGGTCATGCTACGAACTACAATTGCAGTACGTTTACGTTGTATGAATGTATCATCCATTAAGGTGCATGTGTGTTGTCGGTTGAAACTCCTGACCTTAAACATTGTAGAATCATTAATTGATGTTGCCTTGAAGTGCCAATTACAATTTCTCCAACGCATATAAGCCAGTAGCTACAAAAAAATACATTTATAATACAAGTTATCAATGTAGATGTAACAAAAGGACTGTTTTAACATAAAGTAACACACTATACAATATAACTACGTTTCATCTACAATGTTTGAAAAACACATATCACAAGGAAAATATTGTTTATAATGATCTTTTCACCATTAATATATTCAAACCTTTTGTGGCTAGATCTTTTAACCCTGAATTGGTACTTGTGCATGACAGAATAGTGTTTCATTGCAGTTGCAATTGTTTGCTTGTCTTGATACACTTGTCTTTCTTCGATAACACTTTGTGTACcttcagttattatttcactttgatattcctCTATGACGGGAGAGGCTgacatatcaagtaactttattGTCTCAGACGAacctgcatgaaaataaagataaacaatGTCATTACAATTTTTTAGAatctttgtagataaattgtagatgagAGAAAATTTTGTGGTCAACCTTTTTTCCCACATAGATTGCAGTTTAATTGTAGCATAAATATAGTAATTATATAGATACCCTTACAAATAATACTGTTTTATATATACTTAAACTGATTTGTAGTATATTTGTAGAATTTTTGTAGATGAAGAGAAAAATTTTTTAGTCAACATTTTAGAaacatagattgtagtttaattgtagtataaatatagtaattttgtagataatCATGAAAATAATATTGCTTTATACATCCTAAAATTGATGTGTAATTTATTTGTAGATAAATGTAGGAATTTTATAAATATTACCGTAAAATCAGACTTTCATAGAATTTGAAACATAACAAACATGCACTTGTGTTCTCATTGGTAATAgtcaattccatattgaaatctcgTACACTTATACATAACAGATACGATCCTAAATTTTTATTCTCCTTTTTTGTCTCCATATACACACGAACCCCCATATCGTTCTTAATCTCCATTGGAGGACAATTCTCAttcacaatgtatttgatttctatagTTTTTTCCGAAGTATCAATCATTAATTGCTCTGCAATTGTAGAAATCAACATACTGTAACTTGCATCCTCATCGAGCACAATGCCATCAACTTGAAAATCTCTAAATCTGCCATagctatcccaattcccatttaaTTGTAGCATGATTGGGATTTTGGACATAATTGCGTGTCGTTGCTAAGGTATTGTTCAATATTTTgtcgttatttatttatt encodes the following:
- the LOC138871538 gene encoding uncharacterized protein; protein product: MSKIPIMLQLNGNWDSYGRFRDFQVDGIVLDEDASYSMLISTIAEQLMIDTSEKTIEIKYIVNENCPPMEIKNDMGVRVYMETKKENKNLGSYLLCISVRDFNMELTITNENTSACSSETIKLLDMSASPVIEEYQSEIITEGTQSVIEERQVYQDKQTIATAMKHYSVMHKYQFRLLAYMRWRNCNWHFKATSINDSTMFKVRSFNRQHTCTLMDDTFIQRKRTAIVVRSMTIPKYCDHKTIYTPNDIQTDMLSQHGVNLSYMQAWRAKEKALQFLRGHLADSYSKLPKYFYILEKTYPDSVVKLKKTADECFLYAFVALCTSISDWKYCRLVVVVDGTFLKSAYKGIMLTTSTMDAVQYCLWHMLWLIRKTTHRGSDFLNNSSKHMVKELQCVLFQIGMRVS
- the LOC104227698 gene encoding uncharacterized protein is translated as MSKIEEIDPRDIDYHRWSRVHATVNRTWTMTSNIAEPLNAVTKDARELPIFDLLEYMRTLLERWTNEKLLKANGTFTFLGSKFNKELENNRTLSHKLRVSASTDHIHTVIDGVKRYIVCLESKKCSCGQFQLEELPCVHALAALRNGNETYENYCSPYYTKKSLLRTCEIPVNPLPDESK